From the Funiculus sociatus GB2-C1 genome, the window TCTCTTCAATCTCCGCCCCCTAAAGCGTCTGCCAAATCCTGTAATTGCTTAGTCAGACTACACTTAAGGCTGGTTATTTGGCTACTGGGTCATCCAAATGAGCGAACGGTGAGATAATTGTAGCCGTACCTGTACTTCCAGCCGCGCCTCCCGCAGCTGCTTTAGCACGGTGAACTTGCTCACTCTCTTTCTTGCCAGTCTTGCACCATGTAGCGAAGTGTTCGCAGTTGTTGTCGAAAAGGTCGTATTTCTCTTCCTTCAACTTGCTTTTTGCTCGTTGAATTACGATATCTGGCGGATCGCACTTACCATACTCCCTGACAAATACTGTTTTTCCTGTTATGAACTCAGCTATGGGAGTGCAGTCAATAGTACCTTTTAGCTTTTCACCTGTGTAATGGATAACAGTGCCGTCACCACAATCAATACCATGATGGTCGTAAACACCGCAGTTGACGTAGATATGATCGCCTTGTGACATGAGCAAGTCTCCTTTGAGGGCAGCAGGTATAGTAAAGCTGCTCAAGTGAGTTCTAACACTACATACTCCTTGTATCCTTGAGTAGTTACACGGGGATGAACATCAATTTGTTAAGAAAACCTGACAATAGTAGTGGCGCTGACAACTTGCGATCGCAGTAAAGACATTAAACTGACCTACATCTGCGTCCTAGCATAGTTTTACGGAATAGAAACAAAAACAATAAATTTTATGTTAAAAAAAACTCACGGTGTGATTGCTGCTGGACATGAACAAACTGCCGAAGCAGGAATTGAAATGCTTCGCTTAGGTGGGAACGCTTTTGATGCGGCGGCGGCGGCAATGTTAGCTTCTTTTGTTACTGAGGCTGCGCTTACCTCGGCGGCTGGTAGTGGTTTTCTTTTAGCCCATACTAAAGATAATCAAAATACTTTATTTGACTTTTTCTCGCAAACGCCACGCCACAAAAAGAGCCAGGATAATCTTGATTTTTATCCAGTTAAAATTAACTTTGGCGGTGCCTTACAAGAGTTTCACATTGGTCTTGGATCAATGGCTGTACCAGGAAATATCGCTGGAGTTTTCCACGTTCACCAGAAACTAGGTAGATTGCCTTTTAAGGTCGTTGCTGAACCAGCAATTCGCTATGCAAATACTGGAGTAAAAATCAATGATTATTCATATTACTGCTTGACAATTCTCAAGCCCATAATGCTTTTCTCTACAGAAATGCAACAAGTTTTTACTCCTGGCGGGGAACTTGTTCAGTCTGGAGAAACAGTATATATGAGAAACTTGGCTGATACTTTAACTTATATATCTGAAAATGGGATTATAGAATTTTATGAGGGTGAAATTGCACAACGCTTAGTTAAAGATTGTCAAGATTATGGCGGTTATTTAACCTTAGAAGACCTCCAAAATTATCGGGTTATCGAGAGACAACCTTTAGTTATCAATTACCGCGATAATACATTTTTGACTAATCCTCCCCCTAGTTCTGGAGGAATACTCATTGCTTTTGCTTTAGAACTACTTTCAAAAGTGAATTTAGCTGGCATTGATTTTGGCAATTGTGGCCATTTAGAAATACTGGCTAATGTGATGCGTTTAACTAATGATGCCAGGAAAGATAGATATAATGCTAATACTCATCAAGAAGATGTTGTCCAAAGTTTTTTATCTGATGAGCATATTGCTATATACGAACCTCAATTAACCGAAATTGTCAATAAATGGGGAAGCACTACTCATATCAGCGTTGTTGACAGCGAAGGAAATGCGGCTAGTGTTACTACTACCCACGGCGAAGGATCTTCTTATGTAATTCCGGGAACTGGCATCATGGTTAATAATATGCTGGGAGAAGCAGATTTGAATCCGCATGGTTTCCATGAATGGGCAGAAAATACCCGGATTTCATCCATGATGGCACCAACTATGGTACTTAAAAATAATCAGCCAGAAATTG encodes:
- a CDS encoding lecithin retinol acyltransferase family protein — its product is MSQGDHIYVNCGVYDHHGIDCGDGTVIHYTGEKLKGTIDCTPIAEFITGKTVFVREYGKCDPPDIVIQRAKSKLKEEKYDLFDNNCEHFATWCKTGKKESEQVHRAKAAAGGAAGSTGTATIISPFAHLDDPVAK
- the ggt gene encoding gamma-glutamyltransferase, which produces MLKKTHGVIAAGHEQTAEAGIEMLRLGGNAFDAAAAAMLASFVTEAALTSAAGSGFLLAHTKDNQNTLFDFFSQTPRHKKSQDNLDFYPVKINFGGALQEFHIGLGSMAVPGNIAGVFHVHQKLGRLPFKVVAEPAIRYANTGVKINDYSYYCLTILKPIMLFSTEMQQVFTPGGELVQSGETVYMRNLADTLTYISENGIIEFYEGEIAQRLVKDCQDYGGYLTLEDLQNYRVIERQPLVINYRDNTFLTNPPPSSGGILIAFALELLSKVNLAGIDFGNCGHLEILANVMRLTNDARKDRYNANTHQEDVVQSFLSDEHIAIYEPQLTEIVNKWGSTTHISVVDSEGNAASVTTTHGEGSSYVIPGTGIMVNNMLGEADLNPHGFHEWAENTRISSMMAPTMVLKNNQPEIVLGSGGSNRIRTAILQVISNIIDFQMDVNAAVNSPRVHWENNIFNIEPGFSQEEIKKLALPSSNELVLWEKKNMFFGGVHTVMENSEGLIEGAGDRRRSGAIATC